A portion of the Salminus brasiliensis chromosome 9, fSalBra1.hap2, whole genome shotgun sequence genome contains these proteins:
- the rgs13a gene encoding regulator of G-protein signaling 13 encodes MPSLLPGTNELDNMSREERPPQTQRKDLKWRFHCKFAKAPMADKLKSGETLLWSQSLESLLKSKNGMATFQAFLKSEFSDENIEFWLICEDYKKIRSSRLGSRAKKIFERYIQAEAPKEINIDHKTREVIRQNVQAPTRLCFDEAQKIVFGLMERDSYPRFLRSDIYRTLLESVSDMIKV; translated from the exons ATGCCAAGCTTACTGCCCGGCACCAATGAACTGGACAACATGAGCAGGGAGGAGAGACCACCCCAAACACA GAGGAAAGACCTCAAGTGGCGGTTTCACTGCAAGTTCGCGAAAGCCCCAATGGCAGACAA GCTTAAATCTGGCGAGACCCTGCTGTGGTCGCAATCTCTGGAATCGCTTCTTAAGTCGAAAA ATGGTATGGCGACCTTCCAGGCCTTCCTCAAATCTGAGTTCAGTGACGAGAACATAGAATTCTGGCTGATCTGCGAGGACTACAAGAAAATACGATCTTCCAGGCTCGGCTCCAGGGCCAAGAAGATATTCGAGCGCTACATCCAGGCCGAAGCTCCGAAAGAG ATCAACATTGACCACAAAACCCGGGAGGTCATCAGGCAGAACGTGCAGGCCCCCACCAGGCTGTGCTTCGACGAAGCCCAGAAGATCGTGTTCGGCCTGATGGAGAGGGACTCGTACCCCAGGTTCCTCCGCTCGGACATCTACAGAACCCTTCTGGAATCGGTCTCGGATATGATCAAGGTATGA